A window of Umboniibacter marinipuniceus contains these coding sequences:
- the adk gene encoding adenylate kinase, whose product MRVILLGAPGAGKGTQARFITESKGIPQISTGDMLRAAVKAESPLGLKVKAVMASGGLVSDQIIIDLVKERIAQPDCAKGFLFDGFPRTIVQAEALIQNNVEIDLVLEIDVADEEIIKRMSGRRMHPASGRTYHIDYNPPKQEGVDDETGEPLIQRDDDKEETVRNRLEVFHDQTQPLIEFYKKQAGDGQCRFATVNGIGSVESITAQVLEAIA is encoded by the coding sequence ATGCGAGTAATTCTGTTAGGCGCGCCGGGCGCAGGAAAGGGCACTCAGGCTCGATTCATTACCGAGAGCAAAGGCATCCCGCAGATTTCAACCGGTGATATGCTTCGAGCGGCTGTGAAGGCAGAGTCTCCACTTGGTCTGAAAGTCAAAGCTGTTATGGCTTCCGGCGGTTTGGTTTCCGATCAGATTATTATCGACTTAGTCAAAGAACGCATTGCTCAGCCAGATTGCGCAAAGGGTTTTCTTTTTGACGGCTTCCCGCGGACCATTGTTCAGGCTGAGGCGCTCATTCAGAATAACGTTGAAATTGATTTGGTCCTGGAAATTGACGTTGCCGATGAGGAAATCATCAAGCGTATGAGCGGTCGCCGTATGCACCCCGCGTCGGGCCGAACCTATCACATTGATTACAACCCACCTAAGCAGGAAGGGGTTGACGATGAAACTGGCGAACCGTTAATTCAGCGCGATGACGATAAAGAAGAAACCGTTCGAAACCGCCTTGAAGTGTTCCATGATCAAACTCAACCTTTGATTGAATTCTACAAAAAGCAAGCTGGCGACGGTCAGTGTCGTTTCGCTACGGTGAATGGTATCGGTTCAGTTGAGTCAATCACGGCTCAGGTTCTTGAAGCGATCGCGTAA
- the mazG gene encoding nucleoside triphosphate pyrophosphohydrolase, with product MHNLADLIGLMSRLRDPQTGCPWDIKQDYASVVPHTIEETYEVVDAIDRADMENLCEELGDLLFQVVFYSRLAEEDQHFSFAEVVDGIVAKLLRRHPHVFPDGTLESSRDPSHVLSDEEIRDNWNKIKQSEKPRATVRYLDSVSRAQPPADRALALQKKAAKVGFDWPDSLQVLAKVHEELAEVEEAIASANMDAVEEELGDLLFSVINLVRALELDQNAALRRTNEKFYQRFSFIEESLSGQGRSLKSASLEEMETLWQAAKCKD from the coding sequence ATGCATAACTTAGCGGATCTCATCGGCTTGATGTCTCGTCTGAGAGACCCACAAACGGGGTGTCCGTGGGACATAAAGCAGGACTACGCTTCGGTTGTTCCTCATACTATTGAAGAAACCTACGAAGTGGTTGATGCTATCGATCGTGCCGACATGGAAAACCTCTGTGAGGAGCTTGGCGATCTCCTCTTTCAGGTAGTGTTTTACAGTCGCTTAGCCGAAGAAGATCAGCATTTCAGCTTTGCGGAGGTGGTTGACGGCATTGTGGCGAAGCTTCTTCGCCGCCATCCCCATGTTTTTCCAGATGGAACCCTAGAGAGCTCGCGTGATCCAAGCCATGTACTTAGCGATGAGGAGATTCGCGACAACTGGAATAAGATCAAGCAGAGCGAAAAACCTCGTGCAACTGTCCGATACTTAGATTCAGTGAGTCGAGCGCAACCTCCTGCTGATCGTGCGTTGGCTCTGCAGAAGAAAGCGGCAAAGGTCGGCTTCGATTGGCCTGATAGTCTTCAGGTCTTAGCCAAGGTTCATGAAGAGTTGGCTGAGGTGGAAGAGGCGATAGCATCGGCCAACATGGATGCTGTTGAGGAGGAACTTGGTGACCTCCTGTTTAGCGTTATTAATTTGGTTAGGGCTCTCGAGTTGGATCAAAACGCCGCGCTACGTCGGACCAATGAAAAATTTTATCAGCGCTTTAGTTTTATCGAAGAGAGCTTGAGCGGTCAGGGTCGTTCTTTGAAATCGGCAAGTCTCGAAGAAATGGAAACCCTTTGGCAAGCGGCTAAGTGCAAAGATTAG
- a CDS encoding RelA/SpoT family protein, with protein MVKVRDDHPLCPEGRIDLVAWSEKFRHRFGLTPEQQSQLTIAIEFADAVEQRAIAENNVWGGGEVSTLEFGLEMVEVLAELHCDVETLVAAAIYRCVREEKVDLNEVKQLFGSAVADLIDGVLRMAVIGALRNDSSGAFGQAEADQIESVRKMLVAMIDDVRVGLIKIVERTCAIRTVKFNDPEKQIRVAREVRDVYAPLAHRLGIGHLKWELEDLAFRYLEAETYKEIAKQLDEKRVARQEYIAMMIGRLNNVLGEAGIHGVVEGRAKHIFSIWKKMLKKEIAFSQVYDIRAVRILVDSTRDCYSVLGLVHALWRNIPHEFDDYIASPKENGYRSLHTAVVGPEGKVIEVQIRTNEMHEEAEFGVCAHWRYKGADMEKSANAYEQKMDWLRNVLSWHEEEGSRAAFAEQIRVGIIQDRVYVFTPEGHVVDLPLGATALDFAYQVHTEVGHRCRGAKVNGRVVPLNQNLRNGDQVEIITGRREAPSRSWLDDSLGYIVTSRAKTNISHWFRQQARDQNVADGGMLLDREFKRLGLMSIDFQALYERLGFESLDDLYAAVGASDLGVMDVISAALELENGPGSHGLLPVQSKHQQESGPAINGLGNLAMEFGSCCSPSSDTDITGFVDNRRVVIVHSSDCPTALQFMQDEPERIIKLSWGGQQEDRYVAQLKIEAWDRTGLLRDVTTVLDLESVNVTAISTKSDRDSSTVDMSIECEVDSIHSLAQLISVLNQLPNVISAQRIDSKKSANA; from the coding sequence ATGGTAAAAGTTCGCGATGATCACCCGCTATGCCCTGAGGGGCGAATTGACCTAGTCGCTTGGTCAGAAAAGTTTCGCCATCGTTTCGGACTGACGCCCGAGCAGCAGAGTCAGTTAACCATCGCCATTGAGTTTGCGGACGCGGTAGAACAACGAGCTATTGCTGAGAATAATGTTTGGGGTGGTGGCGAAGTAAGTACCCTCGAATTTGGCCTAGAAATGGTCGAGGTGCTGGCTGAGCTCCATTGCGATGTGGAAACACTGGTTGCGGCGGCTATTTACCGCTGTGTGCGTGAAGAAAAAGTGGATCTTAACGAAGTGAAGCAACTGTTCGGGAGCGCCGTTGCAGATCTCATTGATGGTGTCTTACGTATGGCGGTTATTGGCGCGCTCCGCAATGATTCGTCTGGGGCGTTTGGCCAAGCCGAGGCAGATCAGATTGAATCGGTACGCAAAATGCTGGTGGCCATGATCGATGACGTTCGTGTTGGCTTGATCAAGATTGTTGAGCGAACTTGCGCTATTCGAACCGTTAAATTTAATGATCCCGAGAAGCAAATTCGCGTTGCGAGGGAAGTACGCGATGTCTACGCTCCGCTTGCCCATCGCTTAGGTATTGGTCATCTTAAATGGGAGCTAGAGGATCTTGCTTTTCGCTATCTAGAAGCCGAAACCTACAAAGAAATTGCCAAACAGCTTGATGAAAAGCGCGTTGCTAGGCAGGAATACATCGCTATGATGATAGGCCGCTTGAACAACGTACTGGGTGAAGCGGGTATTCATGGCGTGGTTGAAGGTAGAGCTAAACATATTTTTTCCATCTGGAAGAAAATGCTCAAAAAAGAAATTGCTTTCTCTCAGGTGTATGACATCCGAGCAGTACGTATTTTGGTTGACTCTACGCGAGACTGCTACTCGGTGCTGGGTTTGGTTCATGCATTGTGGCGTAACATTCCCCATGAATTCGACGATTATATCGCCTCTCCAAAAGAGAATGGTTACCGATCACTTCACACTGCTGTAGTGGGGCCAGAAGGTAAGGTAATTGAAGTTCAGATTCGCACCAATGAGATGCACGAAGAAGCAGAGTTTGGCGTCTGTGCGCACTGGCGTTACAAAGGTGCGGACATGGAGAAGTCAGCCAATGCCTACGAGCAGAAGATGGACTGGTTACGCAACGTCTTAAGCTGGCATGAGGAAGAGGGCAGTAGGGCGGCGTTCGCTGAACAGATTCGAGTGGGGATTATTCAGGACAGGGTCTATGTTTTTACTCCCGAAGGCCATGTTGTAGATCTACCTCTTGGGGCCACCGCGTTGGATTTTGCCTATCAAGTTCATACCGAAGTTGGTCATCGCTGCCGAGGCGCCAAGGTCAATGGGAGAGTTGTACCGCTAAATCAGAACCTTCGTAACGGTGATCAAGTGGAAATTATCACCGGTCGTAGAGAGGCGCCCAGTCGTTCTTGGTTGGACGACTCCTTGGGCTACATCGTTACCTCGCGGGCAAAAACCAATATTAGTCACTGGTTCCGCCAGCAAGCACGCGATCAAAATGTTGCCGACGGCGGCATGTTGTTGGACCGAGAGTTCAAGCGGCTTGGGTTGATGAGTATTGACTTTCAAGCGCTCTATGAACGGCTTGGTTTCGAAAGTCTAGATGACCTTTATGCGGCCGTTGGGGCCAGCGACCTCGGCGTAATGGATGTGATTAGTGCGGCACTGGAACTGGAGAATGGTCCAGGAAGTCACGGATTGTTGCCCGTTCAGTCTAAACACCAGCAGGAATCTGGGCCTGCCATCAACGGTTTGGGCAATCTTGCTATGGAGTTTGGTAGCTGCTGTTCACCGAGTTCAGATACTGATATCACTGGCTTTGTTGATAACCGAAGGGTTGTTATCGTTCACAGTAGCGACTGCCCAACGGCACTACAGTTCATGCAGGACGAACCTGAGCGGATCATTAAGCTCAGTTGGGGCGGCCAACAGGAAGACCGTTATGTCGCGCAGCTAAAAATTGAGGCGTGGGATAGAACCGGGTTGCTCCGAGACGTCACTACGGTACTGGATCTGGAGAGTGTCAACGTTACTGCGATCAGCACCAAATCAGATCGAGATAGTAGTACCGTAGATATGAGTATTGAGTGCGAAGTGGATAGTATCCACTCGCTTGCTCAGCTCATTAGCGTGTTAAACCAGCTGCCCAACGTTATCAGTGCTCAGCGAATTGATTCAAAGAAGTCCGCCAATGCATAA
- the cysM gene encoding cysteine synthase CysM, whose protein sequence is MSYPTIEDCVGNTPLVRLQRMNTTSNTILLKLEGNNPAGSVKDRPALNMIQGAEEDGHIQPGDRLIEATSGNTGIALAMAAAIKGYKMCLIMPDNATTERKDAMRAYGAELILVSAQEGMEGARDLADAMAARGEGIVLNQFANLYNPRAHIHGTGPEIWQQTKGEITHFVSSMGTTGTIMGVSEYLKGQNSAIQIVGLQPVDGDQIPGIRRWPKAYLPAIFDSKRVDRVMDIRQKDAEDTMRRLAREEGIFAGVSSGGSVFAALELAKSVENATIVAIVCDRGDRYLSSGVFSE, encoded by the coding sequence ATGTCTTACCCCACTATCGAAGACTGTGTTGGCAATACGCCATTGGTCCGATTGCAGCGGATGAATACCACCAGTAACACCATTTTGCTAAAGCTCGAAGGGAATAATCCTGCCGGTTCGGTGAAGGATCGCCCCGCATTAAATATGATCCAAGGCGCTGAGGAAGACGGTCATATTCAACCAGGTGATAGGTTGATTGAGGCAACTAGTGGCAACACCGGGATTGCGCTAGCAATGGCGGCGGCCATTAAAGGCTATAAAATGTGTTTGATTATGCCTGATAACGCTACAACCGAGCGTAAGGATGCGATGAGAGCCTATGGCGCAGAGCTTATTTTGGTCTCAGCGCAAGAGGGTATGGAAGGTGCTCGAGACTTAGCCGACGCAATGGCGGCTCGCGGTGAGGGTATTGTACTTAATCAATTCGCTAACCTGTACAATCCTCGCGCTCATATCCATGGTACGGGGCCAGAGATTTGGCAGCAGACGAAGGGTGAAATCACTCATTTTGTTTCATCTATGGGCACTACTGGGACCATTATGGGTGTCTCTGAGTATTTGAAAGGTCAAAACTCCGCCATACAAATCGTGGGTCTACAACCGGTAGATGGCGATCAGATACCGGGGATACGTCGCTGGCCTAAAGCCTACCTGCCGGCGATCTTCGACAGTAAACGAGTGGATCGAGTCATGGATATTCGCCAGAAGGATGCGGAAGATACCATGCGCCGACTAGCTCGCGAAGAGGGTATTTTTGCAGGTGTTTCATCGGGAGGGTCAGTGTTCGCTGCACTCGAACTGGCAAAAAGCGTGGAAAATGCCACGATTGTAGCCATTGTTTGCGATCGTGGTGATCGCTACCTGTCTTCTGGAGTCTTTAGTGAGTAA
- a CDS encoding Hpt domain-containing protein, whose protein sequence is MAIALEINTSHFKDICCQQADIASSLLSQIRNDLPEISAALNSNNQDEILFAVHRLLGIGRYCGIGQLVVLSQQLESEGMRGTLNHAKLKELKKLSHQLSQWLDESEAWVANNFR, encoded by the coding sequence ATGGCAATAGCACTAGAGATCAACACCTCCCATTTTAAAGACATTTGCTGCCAACAGGCCGACATTGCTTCAAGCCTTCTCTCTCAGATTCGCAATGACCTCCCCGAAATCTCAGCGGCACTCAACTCAAACAACCAGGACGAAATACTATTTGCCGTACACCGGCTTCTGGGAATCGGTCGCTACTGTGGAATTGGACAGCTTGTTGTTTTGAGTCAACAACTTGAATCCGAGGGAATGCGAGGGACGCTCAATCACGCTAAACTGAAGGAGTTAAAAAAATTAAGTCACCAGCTAAGTCAGTGGCTGGATGAATCAGAAGCCTGGGTGGCTAACAACTTTCGATAG
- a CDS encoding SMI1/KNR4 family protein, producing MQEIIDELLSVADDVAYPLDEPDFDDIVRVEEAILLPLSRSLKTFLEECSHITHGRYEPVTVADEQSHTYLAEVTAKAWSEGIPRDCVPLCEHGANLFVVTLDDEVALYENGELSDKTWPSIWHWVEEVWIRDSEY from the coding sequence ATGCAAGAAATAATCGATGAACTATTGAGTGTTGCCGACGACGTGGCCTACCCACTGGACGAACCTGATTTCGATGACATTGTCCGAGTAGAAGAAGCTATCTTACTGCCTCTTTCGCGCAGCCTGAAAACCTTCTTAGAGGAATGTTCTCACATTACGCATGGACGCTATGAGCCTGTTACGGTGGCCGATGAGCAGTCACACACCTATCTAGCAGAAGTCACAGCAAAAGCGTGGTCGGAAGGTATTCCGAGAGATTGCGTCCCCCTATGTGAGCATGGCGCGAATCTGTTTGTCGTCACACTAGATGATGAAGTCGCACTCTACGAAAATGGCGAGCTATCTGACAAGACATGGCCCAGCATTTGGCACTGGGTAGAAGAAGTGTGGATTCGTGATTCGGAGTATTAA
- the mmuM gene encoding homocysteine S-methyltransferase: MNTIKSLTLPWQLSRFETPTILLDGGLAIELQNAGARVDSSLWTAKAIINRPEYVIAAHQAYLNAGARIISTASYQATITGLMESGLSGHEAKDVIRQSVELAEEARMRAKSDALIAASIGPYGAYLAGGEEYTGAYDIESDALRQFHLDRLNVIFETNADLLAIETIPNRMEVAVLADILRAKPDIAAWISLSCKNEHQLADGSELQPLIEKLNTLNNVVALGVNCCAPDLAGKLAAWLRTVTDKPLVIYPNLGQIYNATTKEWSGEGGSLTNTIANVVSSGTSLVGGCCEVDAKAISALNDQLWNTDN; encoded by the coding sequence ATGAATACCATTAAATCGCTAACGCTTCCCTGGCAGCTATCTCGCTTTGAGACCCCCACCATTTTGCTTGACGGCGGACTAGCGATTGAGCTCCAGAATGCTGGTGCGCGAGTAGACTCCTCACTATGGACTGCTAAGGCAATTATCAATCGCCCAGAATACGTCATAGCGGCCCATCAGGCCTATTTGAATGCAGGGGCCCGTATTATCAGCACCGCATCCTATCAAGCTACAATAACGGGCCTTATGGAATCAGGATTGAGCGGACACGAGGCCAAAGATGTTATTCGTCAGAGCGTTGAATTGGCTGAAGAAGCTCGTATGCGCGCGAAATCCGACGCGCTTATTGCCGCAAGTATTGGGCCCTACGGTGCTTATTTAGCGGGCGGCGAAGAATATACCGGCGCCTACGATATTGAGAGCGATGCATTGCGCCAATTTCACCTCGACCGACTCAATGTTATTTTTGAAACGAATGCAGACTTACTGGCTATCGAAACTATCCCCAATCGTATGGAAGTTGCGGTACTGGCAGATATTTTGCGTGCCAAGCCGGACATTGCCGCTTGGATAAGCTTGAGCTGCAAGAATGAACATCAACTGGCCGATGGAAGCGAGCTGCAGCCGCTGATCGAAAAACTCAACACCCTCAACAACGTCGTTGCATTAGGCGTAAATTGCTGCGCCCCAGACCTAGCTGGGAAATTGGCCGCTTGGCTACGCACAGTAACGGATAAGCCGCTTGTAATTTACCCCAACCTTGGGCAAATCTACAATGCAACAACTAAGGAATGGTCAGGTGAAGGCGGATCACTAACCAACACCATCGCTAACGTCGTTTCCTCAGGAACCAGCCTGGTGGGTGGCTGCTGTGAAGTAGATGCTAAAGCCATCAGCGCACTAAATGATCAACTCTGGAACACAGACAACTAA
- a CDS encoding DUF3820 family protein, protein MFDTSGLIKIANTRMPFGKYQGRVLIDLPEAYLQWFSREGFPNGELGELLALALLVNTESLKHLVEPLRRAPR, encoded by the coding sequence ATGTTTGATACCAGTGGTTTGATTAAGATTGCCAACACTCGAATGCCCTTTGGTAAGTATCAGGGGCGCGTGCTGATTGATTTGCCTGAGGCCTATCTGCAATGGTTTTCTCGGGAAGGTTTTCCCAACGGAGAACTGGGTGAGCTTCTGGCGCTGGCGCTACTGGTTAATACTGAAAGTCTGAAGCATCTGGTGGAGCCGTTACGGCGGGCGCCACGATAG
- a CDS encoding aldehyde dehydrogenase: protein MYSYQEWQQRAAAIKFEGRAFINGQYVDAKSGATRPTYNPATGEKLTEVSSCGIEDADFAIASAREAFESGVWADMAPAARKEVMVKWASLIDAHRDTIALLECLDVGKPISNTYDVDVPAAVRCIRWSGEAIDKVYDEVAPTAHNELALVERLPLGVVAAIVPWNFPLSTTAWKLAPALATGNSVILKPASNTPLTALYIAGLATEAGLPSGVLQVLPGSGASLGKHLGMHMDIDGLTFTGSTPVGQTLMEYSGQSNLKRTFLELGGKSPNIVFADADLDAAASNAATAFLYNSGQTCTAGTRLIVQESIADEFIEKLLAATEGWKCGDTLDPATTMGPMVDKGQYDTVKSYVDIGDSEGCKRLIGGERVLEEMGGWFMPATIFDGVTNDMRIAQEEIFGPVLSIIRFKDEDDAVRIANDSDFGLAGAVWSLNINTALRVARKVRVGTMGVNNYFGGDMTVPFGGFKLSGNGRDKSIHAFDDYTELKTTWIEISG, encoded by the coding sequence ATGTATTCATACCAAGAGTGGCAGCAGCGCGCTGCTGCAATCAAATTTGAAGGCCGAGCATTCATTAACGGCCAGTACGTTGACGCCAAGTCTGGTGCAACACGACCTACTTATAATCCCGCTACCGGTGAGAAGCTTACCGAAGTAAGCAGCTGTGGTATCGAGGACGCGGATTTTGCTATTGCGTCAGCGCGCGAAGCATTTGAGTCTGGCGTGTGGGCTGATATGGCCCCCGCTGCGCGTAAAGAAGTGATGGTAAAGTGGGCGTCATTGATTGATGCGCACCGCGACACGATTGCGTTGCTAGAGTGTCTAGATGTAGGTAAGCCAATTTCGAACACCTATGACGTTGATGTACCTGCTGCGGTGCGTTGTATCCGCTGGTCAGGTGAAGCCATTGATAAAGTCTATGACGAAGTGGCGCCTACTGCGCACAACGAATTAGCGTTGGTTGAACGTTTGCCATTAGGTGTTGTAGCGGCGATTGTCCCCTGGAACTTCCCGCTCTCTACTACCGCCTGGAAACTTGCGCCGGCGCTTGCAACAGGTAACTCAGTTATCCTTAAGCCTGCTTCGAATACTCCGCTAACGGCGCTATACATTGCCGGACTAGCGACCGAAGCTGGATTGCCGAGCGGTGTTCTCCAGGTACTACCGGGTTCGGGCGCAAGCTTAGGTAAGCACCTGGGTATGCACATGGATATTGATGGCTTGACCTTCACAGGTTCAACGCCAGTTGGTCAGACTTTGATGGAATACTCAGGTCAGTCGAACCTTAAGCGTACCTTCCTTGAGCTTGGCGGTAAGTCGCCTAATATTGTCTTTGCGGATGCGGATCTGGATGCAGCAGCCTCAAATGCGGCCACGGCGTTCCTATACAACAGCGGTCAGACCTGTACCGCGGGTACGCGCCTGATTGTTCAGGAATCTATTGCCGACGAGTTTATTGAAAAGCTGTTGGCTGCCACCGAAGGGTGGAAGTGTGGCGATACGCTAGATCCAGCGACCACCATGGGGCCAATGGTAGACAAAGGTCAATACGATACCGTTAAGTCCTATGTCGATATCGGTGATTCTGAAGGTTGTAAGCGCCTCATCGGCGGCGAACGTGTACTGGAGGAGATGGGTGGCTGGTTCATGCCGGCAACGATCTTTGACGGCGTAACTAACGACATGCGAATTGCTCAAGAAGAGATCTTCGGTCCGGTGCTAAGTATCATTCGCTTCAAAGATGAAGACGATGCTGTTCGCATTGCTAACGATTCTGACTTCGGTCTTGCCGGTGCGGTGTGGAGCTTGAATATCAATACTGCGCTGCGAGTAGCGCGTAAAGTTCGTGTTGGCACCATGGGAGTAAACAACTACTTCGGTGGTGATATGACAGTTCCATTCGGTGGCTTTAAGCTATCGGGTAACGGCCGTGATAAGTCAATCCATGCGTTTGACGATTACACTGAATTGAAAACAACTTGGATTGAGATTTCCGGTTAA
- a CDS encoding TlpA family protein disulfide reductase, which translates to MGSVQAASSKSMVVGPISAEQLLANHHHFSERYEAVGQVELTPAEIETLNEMEFIVLFGSWCHDSVREVPYFIRIMEAAGITEYQLIGVDYSKQDDAGLAAEYGLKSTPTFVVLNAEGGEVGRFVESNPKSMEDVFLGFGDS; encoded by the coding sequence ATGGGTTCTGTTCAGGCAGCGTCATCAAAGTCCATGGTGGTTGGGCCAATCAGTGCGGAACAATTATTGGCTAACCACCATCATTTCAGCGAACGCTATGAAGCAGTGGGGCAAGTTGAGCTAACGCCCGCGGAAATAGAAACGCTTAACGAAATGGAGTTTATCGTCTTATTCGGCAGCTGGTGCCATGACTCGGTGCGGGAAGTTCCCTACTTTATTCGCATCATGGAAGCAGCGGGAATCACTGAATATCAATTAATTGGTGTTGATTATAGCAAGCAAGATGATGCCGGTTTAGCAGCAGAGTATGGACTCAAATCAACGCCTACTTTTGTGGTGCTTAATGCTGAAGGTGGCGAAGTAGGGCGCTTTGTTGAGTCTAATCCTAAGTCCATGGAAGATGTTTTTCTTGGGTTTGGTGATTCGTAA
- a CDS encoding TonB-dependent receptor, translating into MSGQSTRTIMSLAIASALSSTAYAQGLEEIVVTAQKREQSAMEVPLSVTTVDAELMQSIFDGGSDVRALSARVPGLYIESSNGRVAPRFYIRGLGNTDFDLAASQPVSVIMDDVVMENVILKSFPIFDVENVEVLRGPQGTLFGRNTTAGIVKFQSAKPTQELDGYATISAAQLGSYNFEGAVGAGITDDLAFRVSVLNQHRDDWISNGYTGDSDVMGGFDELAVRGQLLWTASDRLEVLANVHSRDLDGTAAMFRANIFDKGSNELNGNFDRDTVYYDSPYNNPQSYKSSGASLNVSYALDSVEFTSITAIENAEGSSLGDIDGGYGCAFCGTPTGPGFIPFDSTTSDKLDDLSQFTQEFRVAGDASDTIRWQAGVYYFDSGFNVTTNPFFVPATKVRHENTLSAVFGQVEVDLTDALRLTVGGRYTSDEKRFFGPGIEDEASDKKFSGDVAVNYDLNDDMVIYGRIANGFRGPSIQGRDMAFSGTYSIADSETVTSYEIGYKAELADRVRLNAAIFTYTVEDMQFTAVGGDGNNIRLLNAEEGNVVGAEIDTTILITDNLVATAGFAYNDTEINDKDLLVSACGNFGSFLCTVTDPIVNGFAAIDGNPFPNAPETTFNFTLSYTLPLAGGDELFAFTDWAYQGATNIFLYESKEFQTDGQFEGGLRAGYRAGDTWEVALFGRNITDEQNVQGAIDFNNLTGFVNEPRIFGVEASYNL; encoded by the coding sequence ATGTCGGGTCAGTCTACTCGCACCATTATGAGTCTTGCAATCGCTTCTGCATTAAGCTCAACCGCTTATGCTCAAGGGCTGGAAGAAATTGTTGTCACCGCACAAAAACGTGAACAGAGCGCAATGGAAGTCCCATTATCTGTTACCACCGTTGACGCAGAACTCATGCAGTCAATTTTTGATGGTGGCAGCGACGTTCGCGCCCTATCAGCACGAGTCCCAGGCTTGTATATTGAGTCATCTAACGGCCGTGTGGCACCACGTTTCTACATTCGTGGCTTGGGGAACACTGACTTTGACCTTGCTGCCTCACAACCGGTATCCGTCATCATGGATGACGTGGTCATGGAAAACGTGATCCTTAAGAGCTTCCCAATTTTCGATGTGGAGAACGTTGAAGTCCTTCGTGGCCCACAGGGAACTCTCTTCGGCCGCAACACTACAGCAGGTATTGTTAAGTTCCAATCAGCTAAGCCAACTCAAGAACTTGATGGCTACGCAACTATCTCAGCTGCCCAATTGGGTTCCTATAACTTCGAAGGTGCAGTGGGCGCAGGGATTACTGACGACCTAGCTTTTCGCGTATCGGTTCTCAATCAACACCGCGATGACTGGATCTCAAATGGCTACACGGGTGACAGCGATGTAATGGGTGGTTTTGATGAACTTGCTGTTCGCGGCCAACTACTATGGACCGCCAGTGACCGCTTAGAAGTGCTCGCAAACGTTCACTCGCGTGACCTAGACGGCACAGCAGCCATGTTCCGCGCGAACATTTTCGACAAAGGTAGCAATGAGCTAAACGGCAACTTTGACCGTGACACGGTTTATTACGATAGCCCGTACAACAACCCACAGTCATACAAGTCTTCGGGCGCGAGTCTAAACGTTAGCTATGCGCTAGATTCAGTTGAATTCACATCTATTACTGCTATCGAAAATGCTGAAGGCTCAAGCCTCGGTGATATCGATGGCGGCTACGGTTGTGCATTCTGCGGCACTCCAACGGGCCCAGGCTTTATTCCGTTCGATTCAACTACGTCAGATAAATTGGATGACCTGAGTCAGTTCACTCAAGAATTCCGCGTAGCAGGGGACGCCTCAGACACAATCCGTTGGCAAGCCGGCGTTTATTACTTTGATTCAGGCTTTAACGTTACTACCAACCCATTCTTCGTCCCTGCTACGAAGGTTCGCCACGAAAATACCTTGAGCGCCGTATTCGGCCAAGTTGAAGTAGACCTAACTGACGCACTTCGCTTAACCGTTGGTGGTCGCTACACCAGTGATGAGAAACGTTTTTTCGGGCCAGGCATTGAAGACGAGGCCAGCGACAAGAAATTCTCGGGTGATGTTGCCGTGAACTACGACCTCAACGATGACATGGTTATCTATGGTCGAATTGCTAACGGTTTCCGTGGTCCATCAATCCAAGGCCGAGACATGGCATTCTCAGGAACCTACTCGATTGCCGACTCTGAGACTGTTACTTCCTACGAAATTGGTTACAAAGCCGAACTGGCTGACCGTGTTCGCCTGAACGCAGCTATCTTTACCTACACCGTTGAAGATATGCAGTTTACCGCAGTGGGTGGCGATGGTAACAACATCCGTCTCCTCAATGCCGAAGAAGGTAACGTAGTTGGCGCTGAGATTGATACTACCATCCTCATCACGGACAACCTCGTTGCAACCGCGGGTTTCGCTTACAATGACACCGAAATCAATGATAAGGACCTACTTGTCAGCGCCTGTGGCAACTTTGGCTCATTCCTCTGTACGGTTACTGACCCTATTGTTAACGGCTTCGCAGCCATTGACGGCAATCCGTTCCCGAACGCACCGGAGACAACCTTTAACTTCACCTTAAGCTACACCCTGCCACTTGCTGGCGGCGATGAATTGTTTGCATTCACTGACTGGGCCTACCAGGGTGCGACAAACATCTTCCTCTACGAGTCTAAGGAGTTCCAAACAGACGGCCAATTCGAAGGCGGCCTTCGCGCCGGCTACCGCGCTGGCGATACGTGGGAAGTAGCATTATTCGGCCGTAACATCACGGACGAGCAGAACGTTCAAGGTGCTATTGACTTCAACAACCTTACTGGCTTCGTTAATGAGCCACGCATCTTTGGTGTTGAAGCGTCCTACAACCTATAA